The Apteryx mantelli isolate bAptMan1 chromosome Z, bAptMan1.hap1, whole genome shotgun sequence genome has a segment encoding these proteins:
- the LOC106495964 gene encoding LOW QUALITY PROTEIN: actin-like protein 7A (The sequence of the model RefSeq protein was modified relative to this genomic sequence to represent the inferred CDS: inserted 4 bases in 2 codons; substituted 1 base at 1 genomic stop codon), translating into MLRSMSTTSCKEVTAVLGKSARKAAQATTHSKPKGDSHASVAKGSLKAVKEIIIIDIGTGYSKCGFAGDPWPSHVISLTVGKPIQKTAKTGDKQKETFVGRDLQNTSVPLELINPLRHGIVVDWNCVQDTWEYIFHTEMKIQPEDHAVLVSDPPXSPTTNREKYAEMMFEGFCLPAIHIAYQSQLSMYSYGRTSALVVESGHGVSYVVPIYEGYIMPSFTGRVDXAGLHITRYLMKLLNESGNKFTEYQLXVEDLKEKCCYASLDLERDLSLPFKKQQINYELPDGHLITIGKERFLCAEALFNPALLCSQEPGLSQLTMTYLEKCDADLKRRLVGNILLCGGSTRMAGFADRFQSELTWMCPNDHFTVAASLQRKSSVWIGGSILASLQSFQLLWVYRREYEEHGPSCIFKKCF; encoded by the exons ATGCTGAGAAGCATGTCCACCACTAGCTGTAAGGAAGTCACAGCTGTACTGGGAAAGTCTGCAAGAAAGGCAGCACAAGCTACAACCCATTCAAAGCCTAAAGGGGACAGTCATGCTTCAGTGGCCAAGGGAAGCCTCAAGGCAGTGAAGGAAATCATAATCATAGACATTGGTACAGGTTACTCTAAATGTGGCTTTGCAGGGGACCCGTGGCCTTCTCATGTGATTTCATTGACAGTTGGCAAGCCCATACAGAAGACTGCTAAGACTGGGGACAAGCAAAAAGAGACCTTTGTTGGCAGAGATCTTCAAAACACCAGTGTACCTTTAGAGCTTATCAACCCATTAAGACATGGTATAGTGGTGGACTGGAACTGTGTCCAAGATACTTGGGAGTATATTTTCCACACAGAGATGAAGATTCAGCCAGAGGATCATGCTGTTCTGGTGTCAGACCCTCC GAGTCCCACCACTAACAGGGAGAAATATGCTGAAATGATGTTTGAAGGATTTTGCCTGCCTGCCATTCACATTGCCTACCAGTCCCAGTTATCCATGTATTCTTACGGAAGAACCTCAGCTCTTGTGGTGGAGAGTGGCCATGGTGTTTCATATGTGGTTCCTATTTATGAAGGTTATATCATGCCTAGTTTCACTGGGAGGGTAGATTAGGCTGGCTTGCACATCACACGTTATCTCATGAAGCTATTAAATGAGTCTGGAAACAAGTTCACAGAATATCAGCT AGTAGAAgatcttaaagaaaaatgttgttaCGCCTCTCTGGACCTTGAGCGGGACTTGAGTTTGCCTTTTAAGAAACAGCAAATCAATTATGAACTGCCAGATGGACATCTCATCACCATAGGCAAGGAGAGGTTCCTGTGTGCTGAAGCACTCTTCAACCCAGCCTTACTTTGCTCGCAGGAGCCAGGGCTTTCGCAGCTGACGATGACTTACCTCGAGAAGTGTGATGCTGACCTCAAGAGAAGATTGGTGGGGAACATCTTGCTGTGTGGGGGCAGCACTAGGATGGCTGGTTTTGCTGACCGCTTCCAGAGCGAACTGACCTGGATGTGCCCAAATGACCACTTCACCGTAGCTGCATCCCTTCAAAGGAAGTCTTCTGTCTGGATTGGTGGGTCTATTTTGGCCTCGCTCCAATCCTTCCAGCTGCTCTGGGTTTACAGGAGGGAATATGAAGAACACGGTCCttcctgcatttttaaaaagtgcttctgA
- the ELP1 gene encoding elongator complex protein 1 isoform X1 produces the protein MRNLRLLRAAERRPGPAAAAPGAPQCFCLGAEPGTVFVGSQHGLLELGPAAHTVTREVSLIAEGFMPEDRSGCIVGLEDLPEQECVCVATAAGDILLCNLSTKEVECVGSVDSGLSTMSWSPDQELFLLVTGQQTLIMMTRDFEPITEKQIHQDDFGEEKFVALGWGKKETQFHGSEGKQAAHRKQTEVPPASAWDDGRPRVTWRGDGQFVAVSAVCPETGARKIRVWNRELVLQSTSEPISGLEQALAWKPSGSLIASTQEKPNRHDVVFLEKNGLLHGEFTLPFQKGQVKVNELLWNADSTILAIWLEDLKKDENCKPNSYVQLWTTGNYHWYLKQSLHFGNLEKNQLVSLLWDPVIPYRLHVLCQGWHYLSYDWHWTINHGMGENSQHVANVAVIDGDKVLVTAFQHAVVPPPMCTYHLQFTQAVNQIAFHTDPKHSGDMAILDADNRISVYRYGQSTVKDSTVRLGAVGGNGFKAAVETPYLDKTYRVDLGSNTNEVMNPLGLRFLTWLPDDSFLVVGQDQHATQSVLHHLTAVPHVAGAEEQCLDLRLSVSVDGEVISLCCSPVTKTVALQLADGQILKYLWEAPTPVLEPWQTSSGSAVQFPHPCVQTSLTKISGEEVILGLTDRCRFFINDTEVASNITSFATYNEFLLVTTNSHTCQCFCLKDMSVKALQTGLSSAAVPSNETLRNVERGSRIITVVPQDTKVVLQMPRGNLETIHHRALVLAQIRKWLNRLMFREAFQCMRKLRINLNLLYDHNPKVFLENVETFIKQIDSVNYINLFFTELKEEDFTKSMYPSLNGSSNAQPQQHPDQKKVNLVCDVMRVAMERIDPQKYCLSILTAYVKKSPPELETALQKVHDLRENISPDVTAVSAEEALKYLLFLVDVNELYDYSLGTYDFDLVIMVAEKSQKDPKEYLPFLNTLRKMETNYQRYTIDRHLKRYTKALGHLSKCGPEHFSEFLNLVKDQNQYYEALKLYPPSTQEYKDISDAYGDYLNQKQLYEQAALIFARAGLFAKALDSFLTSGSWQQALCMASRLGYTEDKLSSLARNMAGKLVEQRKHAEAAILLEQYTQDYEEAVLLLLEGALWEEALRLIHKYGRLDILETNFKPAIQEAQKSQLMFLDSQKTAFLRHKSRLQVVRELKEKACESLQDYEMPNCPELDLISETSSVVTASDMNSKYSHSNSRISARSSKNRRKAERKRYSLKEGSPFEDVALLEALGENVRAVETVKGDIHVLLKQLVLFGYDEQAGELQRVLEDILHLMETSLPEIWSPELQQSSLNPVLGPSSTANSIMAAYQQKRMVTPVVQDPELLIPPKLNKNLQWKLHLLQ, from the exons GTCAGCAAACGCTCATTATGATGACAAGAGATTTTGAACCCATTACAGAAAAGCAAATCCACCAAGATGATTTTGGGGAAG aaaagtTTGTTGCTCTTGGCTGGGGTAAAAAGGAGACACAGTTCCATGGATCGGAGGGAAAACAGGCAGCTCATCGCAAGCAAACG GAAGTGCCACCTGCTTCAGCCTGGGATGATGGCAGGCCTCGGGTGACTTGGAGAGGAGACGGGCAGTTTGTTGCAGTGAGTGCTGTCTGTCCAGAGACAG GTGCTCGGAAGATCCGAGTGTGGAACAGAGAGCTTGTGCTGCAGTCAACAAGTGAACCTATCTCAGGATTAGAACAAGCACTGGCCTGGAA GCCCTCTGGAAGCTTGATAGCATCCACACAAGAAAAACCCAACAGACATGATGTTGTTTTCTTGGAAAAGAATGGACTTCTTCATGGAGAGTTCACCCTCCCATTCCAGAAAGGGCAGGTCAAA GTTAATGAACTGCTTTGGAATGCAGATTCTACGATCCTGGCTATATGGCTGGAAGACCTTAAGAAGGATGAGAACTGCAAACCAAACAGTTATG TTCAGCTGTGGACCACAGGAAACTATCACTGGTACCTGAAGCAAAGTCTACATTTTGGCAACTTGGAGAAAAATCAGTTGGTATCGCTGCTGTGGGACCCAGTGATTCCGTATAGACTGCATGTCCTCTGCCAGGGTTGGCACTACCTCTCCTATGACTGGCATTGGACCATCAACcatgggatgggggagaatagCCAGCATGTGGCGAATGTGGCTGTCATAGATGGAG ACAAAGTGCTTGTCACAGCATTCCAGCATGCTGTGGTGCCCCCACCCATGTGTACCTATCATCTCCAGTTCACACAGGCAGTGAATCAGATTGCATTTCACACAGATCCCAAGCACAGTGGAGACATGGCCATCCTGGATGCTGATAACAGAATCTCTGTATATAGATATG GACAGAGCACAGTGAAGGACTCCACTGTCAGGTTAGGAGCTGTAGGTGGAAATGGATTTAAAGCAGCTGTGGAAACACCATACCTTGATAAAACGTACAG GGTTGATTTGGGCAGCAACACCAATGAGGTGATGAATCCCCTGGGGCTCCGATTTCTCACCTGGCTGCCAGACGACAGCTTTCTGGTGGTTGGTCAAGATCAGCATGCTACTCAGTCTGTCCTTCACCATCTGACTGCAGTGCCTCATGTGGCTGGAGCTGAAGAGCAGTGCCTGGATTTACG GTTGTCTGTGTCAGTAGATGGAGAAGTGATCAGCCTGTGCTGCAGCCCAGTGACCAAAACCgtagctctgcagctggctgatgGGCAGATCCTGAAGTACCTTTGGG AGGCACCTACTCCAGTCCTTGAGCCCTGGCAGACCAGCAGTGGCTCTGCTGTTCAGTTCCCTCACCCTTGTGTGCAGACTTCCCTCACCAAGATCAGTGGAGAA GAGGTGATCTTAGGCCTTACAGATCGATGCCGATTTTTTATCAATGATACTGAG GTAGCTTCCAACATCACCTCATTTGCAACATACAATGAGTTTTTGTTGGTGACAACCAACTCCCACACCTGTCAGTGCTTCTGCTTGAAGGACATGTCAGTGAAAG CCCTTCAGACTGgcctgagcagtgctgctgtgcccAGCAATGAGACTCTGCGCAACGTGGAGCGAGGCTCTCGTATCATCACCGTTGTGCCTCAGGACACCAAGGTCGTTCTGCAG ATGCCAAGAGGGAATCTGGAGACCATTCACCACCGAGCTCTAGTTCTTGCCCAAATTCGGAAGTGGCTGAACAG GCTTATGTTCAGGGAAGCTTTTCAGTGTATGAGGAAGCTGAGAATCAACCTCAATCTTCTGTATGATCACAACCCCAAG GTATTTCTGGAAAATGTAGAAACCTTTATCAAGCAAATAGATTCTGTGAATTACATCAACTTGTTTTTCACTGAACTGAA agAAGAAGATTTCACAAAGAGTATGTACCCATCTCTGAATGGTAGCAGTAATGCTCAGCCACAGCAGCATCCTGATCAAAAAAAAGTGAACCTCGTATGtgatgtgatgagagttgccatGGAACGCATTGACCCTCAGAA ATACTGCCTATCGATACTGACAGCCTACGTAAAGAAAAGTCCTCCAGAACTGGAAACTGCTCTCCAGAAAGTTCATGATCTTCGAG AGAATATTTCTCCAGATGTCACAGCTGtgagtgcagaggaagcactGAAATACCTGCTTTTCCTTGTGGATGTCAATGAATTGTATGATTATTCCCTGGGGACGTATGATTTTGATTTAGTCATCATGGTGGCAGAAAAGTCACAAAAG GATCCAAAAGAGTACTTACCCTTCTTAAATACCCTTCGGAAAATGGAAACCAATTATCAGCGATACACAATAGacaggcacttgaagagatacaCAAAAGCTCTTGGGCACCTTAGCAAATGTG GTCCTGAGCACTTCTCTGAATTTCTGAACTTGGTGAAGGATCAGAATCAATATTATGAAGCTTTGAAGCTGTACCCACCTAGCACCCAGGAGTACAAG GATATCAGCGATGCCTATGGGGATTACTTGAATCAGAAGCAGCTATACGAACAGGCTGCATTGATATTTGCTCGTGCTGGCCTCTTTGCAAAAGCACTTGACTCCTTCCTGACCAGTGGCAGCTGGCAACAAGCCCTGTGCATGGCCTCACGGCTTGGTTACACAGAAGATAAGCTGTCCAGCCTGGCACGGAACATGGCAG GAAAACTAGTTGAACAGAGGAAGCATGCAGAGGCAGCCATACTCCTGGAGCAGTACACTCAG GACTATGAAGAGGCTGTTCTCCTGCTCTTAGAAGGGGCTCTCTGGGAAGAGGCTTTGAGACTG ATTCACAAGTATGGTAGATTGGATATCTTGGAAACCAACTTCAAACCTGCTATCCAAGAAG CTCAGAAAAGTCAGCTGATGTTCCTAGATTCTCAGAAAACAGCATTCCTCCGCCATAAGAGTCGACTGCAAGTGGTCCGAGAGCTGAAAGAGAAGGCTTGTGAGAGCCTGCAGG ATTATGAAATGCCAAATTGCCCAGAATTGGATCTTATCTCTGAAACCAGCAGTGTTGTGACAGCCAGTGACATGAACAGCAAATATTCACACAGCAATTCAAGAATATCAGC GCGATCCTCAAAAAACCGACGCAAGGCTGAGCGCAAGAGGTACAGCTTGAAGGAGGGGAGCCCTTTTGAAGATGTGGCCCTTCTGGAAGCCCTGGGAGAAAATGTCCGTGCTGTTGAGACTGTAAAGG GAGACATACACGTCCTTCTGAAGCAGCTTGTGTTGTTTGGTTATGATGAGCAAGCTGGGGAACTACAGCGAGTCCTGGAAGATATTTTGCACCTGATGGAGACCTCGCTCCCAGAAATCTGGAGTCCAGAGTTGCAGCAGAGCTCTCTCAACCCG GTCCTGGGACCCAGTTCAACTGCAAACAGCATTATGGCTGCCTATCAGCAGAAGAGGATGGTGACTCCTGTTGTACAAG ATCCAGAATTACTCATTCCACCAAAACTCAATAAAAATCTCCAGTGGAAACTGCATCTTCTCCAGTAA